In one Komagataeibacter sp. FNDCR2 genomic region, the following are encoded:
- the msrA gene encoding peptide-methionine (S)-S-oxide reductase MsrA — protein sequence MTAHALETLVLGGGCFWCVEAPLAELRGVSAIMPGYAGGDRPDPTYEQVCTGRTGHAEVVRVTFDPDVISCADLLRIFFVMHDPTTRNRQGNDVGTQYRSVIYWQDEAQEKTAYAIRDEMDKSGIWPAPIVTEIAPLTHFWPAEDYHRDYFARNPGNPYCNAVIAPKVAKLRRLFRDRLAAPAG from the coding sequence ATGACCGCGCACGCATTGGAGACACTGGTGCTGGGTGGCGGCTGCTTCTGGTGTGTGGAAGCGCCGCTGGCCGAACTGCGCGGCGTATCCGCCATCATGCCGGGTTATGCGGGCGGGGATCGTCCCGACCCGACCTATGAACAGGTCTGTACCGGGCGGACCGGCCATGCCGAGGTGGTGCGCGTCACGTTCGATCCGGATGTGATCTCGTGCGCCGACCTGCTGCGCATCTTTTTTGTCATGCACGACCCGACCACGCGCAACCGGCAGGGTAACGATGTGGGCACGCAGTACCGCTCCGTCATTTACTGGCAGGACGAAGCGCAGGAAAAGACGGCTTACGCCATTCGTGACGAGATGGATAAATCAGGCATCTGGCCCGCGCCCATCGTAACCGAAATCGCCCCGCTGACCCATTTCTGGCCAGCGGAGGACTATCACCGCGATTATTTCGCCCGCAATCCCGGCAATCCCTATTGCAACGCCGTCATCGCGCCCAAGGTCGCGAAACTGCGCCGCCTGTTTCGTGACCGGCTGGCCGCACCGGCCGGCTGA